Part of the Bacillus sp. THAF10 genome is shown below.
GCGGGTCTTGATATCCTTTTACATAGTAAACAATACGATGATTGTTTAGTTGCACATCATCAGCGACCAAAGCCACAGGTTACTCTAGGCAGGCTCTTAAGTGAATTTGACCGAGTAGCCTTAAATGATGTTAGTGATGGACTATCAAGTGAGCTTTTGGAAATAGCAGAAGCGAGCAGGGTAGATATTGTGATAAATGAGGAAATACTACCGTTAAGCACAGAAATAATGGATTATAATAGAGAAAAGGCCGTGGAATGGGCAATGACTGGCGGAGAGGATTTCGAGCTTGTTGGGACCATTGCAGAAAACGATTGGCCAATGCTTGTTCAAAAATGTGAGAATCAAGGAATTCGGATTACCGCCATTGGAAAAGTGCAAAGTGGGTCCGGAAGGCTATTTTTAGAGACGAACGAAGGCAATAGTGAAATAAAAAAATCAGGCTTTAATCATTTTAAGAGAAGTTAGGAGTAGGGTACGATGTTGCAAGTGGAGGTTATGACTCATTCTGCTGAGGAAACCATGGCAAAGTCTGAGGCGTTAGGGAGACTTCTTCATGGTGGAGAAGTGATACTGTTAGAAGGAGATCTTGGAGCAGGGAAAACGACGTTTACAAAGGGACTTGCCAAAGGACTGGATGTGACAAGAAATGTGAACAGTCCAACATTTACAATCATAAAAGAATACCACGGGCGATTGCCACTGTATCATATGGACGTGTACCGTCTGGCAGAAAGTGAAGAGGATTTAGGGTTTGATGATTATTTTGAAGGCGAAGGTGTCTCGGTGGTCGAGTGGGCCCATTTAATCGAGGAGTTTCTTCCAGAAGAAAGACTGGAAATCTATATTTACCATCATGGAGATGATGAACGAAAGCTTGTGCTGACGCCAAAAGGTGAACGCTATGAAGCAATATGCAAGGAGTTAGTGGAATGACAAAAGTATTAGCGATTGATACCTCAACGTATGTATTGGGTGTTGGAATTATAGAGGAAGATAAAGTAGTTGGAGAGCTTGTGACCCATCTGAAAAAAAATCATTCCCTTCGTGCGATGCCAGCCATCGAACAGCTGATGAGAGATTGTGAGATCAAGCCAGCAGAACTAGATAAAATTGTGGTGGGAAAAGGACCAGGATCCTATACCGGTGTTAGAATAGGCGTGACGCTTGCAAAGACGCTTGCCTGGAGCATGAACAAGCCATTGGTGGGAATTTCAAGCTTAGAAGCGGTTGCTGCAAATGGGCGTTATTTTCAAGGTAGCATTTGTTCGCTGATGGATGCAAGACGAGGTCAGGTATATACAGGACTGTATCGTTATCGTGATGGTGAACTTCAGACAGACATCGAGGATATCAATATTTTATTAACAGACTGGCTGGCTGTTATAAAAGATAAGCAGGAGCCTGTCCTATTTATGGGAAATGATGTGCACCTTCATAAGCAAACTATCATAGAGTACCTAGGAGAACTGGCGCATTTTGCCCATGGTAGTGAAAATACGCTAAAACCTAGGGAACTTGCATTTCTTGGGCTAACGAGAGAAGCAGAGGACGTGCATGCTTTTGTTCCTAACTATACAAGACTTGCAGAGGCAGAGGCGAAATGGTTGGAAAGTAAAGAAAAATAGGTGAAGAGGATGAATTCGTTAATCGGGATCAATAAAATGTCTGTCTATGACATTGACGGAGTGTACAAGGTGGAGCTGAAATCCTTTGCTACACCGTGGACAAAGGATGCTTTTTACTATGAACTGACGAATAATCCATATGCCCATTATCTTGTCATGAAGGAAAACGAGAGAGTAATCGGGTACTGTGGCATTTGGATTGTCATGGGAGAAGCGCAAATCACCAACATTGCCATCGACCCTGACTGCAGGGGGCGAAAGTTAGGAGATTTGCTGTTAGCAAAAGCGATGGAATATTGTAAAATGGTTGGAGCAACAACGGTGTCCCTAGAAGTACGGGTTTCCAATATTGTGGCGCAATCATTATATCGCAAGCACGGCTTCCAAAACGGAGGCATTCGAAAAAATTATTATGTGGATAACCATGAAGACGCATTAGTGATGTGGGTGAATATATGAAAATGACGGATGAATTAATACTTGGCATTGAAACGAGCTGTGATGAAACAGCCGTGGCCATTATTAAAAACGGAAAAGAAATCGTGACAAATATTGTTGCTTCGCAAATTGAAAGCCATCAACGCTTTGGTGGGGTGGTACCTGAAATTGCCTCCAGACATCATGTGGAGCAAATGACGATGGTGCTAGAAGAAGCGCTATCACAAAGCGAACTAACGATGGAGGACATCGATGCAATTGCCGTAACAGAAGGGCCAGGACTTGTTGGAGCCCTCCTCATTGGTGTAAATGCAGCAAAAGCATTAGCATTTGCGCATGACAAGCCGCTAGTAGGCGTGCATCACATTGCAGGCCATATTTATGCCAATCAGCTTGTAGCAGATTTAGAGTTTCCATTGCTTTCTCTAGTCGTATCAGGTGGGCATACGGAGCTTGTTTATATGAAAGAGCATGGTTCCTTTGAAGTAATAGGCGAAACGAGGGATGATGCTGTGGGTGAGGCTTACGATAAAGTGGCCCGTACGCTTCAGCTTCCTTATCCTGGAGGTCCACATATTGACCGGATGGCACAAGAGGGGACACCTTCTATTAAACTTCCTCGCGCATGGCTAGAAGAAGACTCCTATGATTTTAGCTTTTCAGGACTAAAATCAGCGGTAATTAACACGCTTCACAATGCAAAGCAAAAGGGAGAAGAAATTATCCCTGAGGATTTAGCAGCAAGCTTTCAGGAGAGTGTAATAGACGTGCTTGTCGGAAAAACAATTCGGGCCATGAAAGAATACGGAGTGAACCAGGTCTTGTTAGCAGGTGGAGTAGCCGCTAATAAGGGACTTAGAGGTGCGCTTCAGACGGCTGTGGATAAAGAGGGGAAACAGTTGATCATTCCTCCGCTCTCGTTGTGCACAGACAATGCGGCGATGATAGCAGCTGCAGGAAGTGTCCTGTACCGCTTAGGAAAACGCTCTGGAATGGACCTGAATGCCAATCCAGGATTAGATATTGAAAAGCCTTTTAGCTGATAACGATCAGTTAAAAGGTTTTTTTGTTGTTTAGGAAATTATAAAAAATATGTCTGTGGATATCTGGAACAAAAGTAGCAGCGTCCAGCTCCATGCGCCAGCGACTAGCAAACTTCCCTCGCCTCCTTACGATAAGGCAACACGAAAAAGCTAACGCTCTTCGTGTTTTCTTTATCTCATACGGCTCAGTGCCACGAAAAGTGAAGCGGCTCGTTTAGCTCCGACAAGCATAAGACAGCTTTCTGTAGGAGGCTCCGGAGGAAAGAGGGCTTATGACTCGAGGAGCTAGCCGCTGCAACTAGACAAAGTTTGTACGTCGCAAAACGGGCGCATTGCGCTTTTGTTCTTGGAGTTTATCCACATGACTGTGGAAAACCTGTGGGTAAGATTTTTAGTTTGTTGAAAAATAAAGGCGACATATGTGAATAGATTTTGGGGATAACTTTTGAGAAAACTGTGGATAGT
Proteins encoded:
- the tsaE gene encoding tRNA (adenosine(37)-N6)-threonylcarbamoyltransferase complex ATPase subunit type 1 TsaE, producing MLQVEVMTHSAEETMAKSEALGRLLHGGEVILLEGDLGAGKTTFTKGLAKGLDVTRNVNSPTFTIIKEYHGRLPLYHMDVYRLAESEEDLGFDDYFEGEGVSVVEWAHLIEEFLPEERLEIYIYHHGDDERKLVLTPKGERYEAICKELVE
- the tsaD gene encoding tRNA (adenosine(37)-N6)-threonylcarbamoyltransferase complex transferase subunit TsaD produces the protein MKMTDELILGIETSCDETAVAIIKNGKEIVTNIVASQIESHQRFGGVVPEIASRHHVEQMTMVLEEALSQSELTMEDIDAIAVTEGPGLVGALLIGVNAAKALAFAHDKPLVGVHHIAGHIYANQLVADLEFPLLSLVVSGGHTELVYMKEHGSFEVIGETRDDAVGEAYDKVARTLQLPYPGGPHIDRMAQEGTPSIKLPRAWLEEDSYDFSFSGLKSAVINTLHNAKQKGEEIIPEDLAASFQESVIDVLVGKTIRAMKEYGVNQVLLAGGVAANKGLRGALQTAVDKEGKQLIIPPLSLCTDNAAMIAAAGSVLYRLGKRSGMDLNANPGLDIEKPFS
- the rimI gene encoding ribosomal protein S18-alanine N-acetyltransferase, with product MNSLIGINKMSVYDIDGVYKVELKSFATPWTKDAFYYELTNNPYAHYLVMKENERVIGYCGIWIVMGEAQITNIAIDPDCRGRKLGDLLLAKAMEYCKMVGATTVSLEVRVSNIVAQSLYRKHGFQNGGIRKNYYVDNHEDALVMWVNI
- the tsaB gene encoding tRNA (adenosine(37)-N6)-threonylcarbamoyltransferase complex dimerization subunit type 1 TsaB; its protein translation is MTKVLAIDTSTYVLGVGIIEEDKVVGELVTHLKKNHSLRAMPAIEQLMRDCEIKPAELDKIVVGKGPGSYTGVRIGVTLAKTLAWSMNKPLVGISSLEAVAANGRYFQGSICSLMDARRGQVYTGLYRYRDGELQTDIEDINILLTDWLAVIKDKQEPVLFMGNDVHLHKQTIIEYLGELAHFAHGSENTLKPRELAFLGLTREAEDVHAFVPNYTRLAEAEAKWLESKEK